Proteins co-encoded in one Desulfomicrobium apsheronum genomic window:
- a CDS encoding tetratricopeptide repeat protein: LYDNQGDYAQAESLYKRSLAIREKALGPDHPDVATSLSNLAELYKTQRDYAQAESLHERSLAIREKTLGPDHPDVATCLNNLAKIYHTQGDYAQAELHCKRALAIREKFFGPDHPDVAASLNNLAVLYEAQGDYVQAESLHERSLAIREKTLNVDHPDVATSLNNLAETYRTQGDYAQAKSLHERALAIREKFFGPDHPDVAASLNNLAVLYKAQGDYSQAESLHKRSLAIREKTLGIDHLDMATSLNNLAETYRTQGDYAQAKSLHERTLAIREKFLGPDHPDVAVSLNNLAGVCNTQGDRGQALSLYKRSLAIRERVFGHNHPDVAITLNNLAGLYWAQSDYAQTESYYKRSLAILEEAHGPDHHLVATILNNLAVLYKAQGDYSQAESLHERVLAIREKTLGSEHPDVAASLNNLAGLYKLQGDDAQSESLFKRSMAIFEKALGPNHPNVATILMNLADIYDTQGDAEQAMPLYHRSLAIWEKTLGPDHSTVTMILNKLALIYASQGDFVRAGPIISRLTEKSR; encoded by the coding sequence TGCTCTACGATAATCAAGGTGACTACGCGCAGGCGGAGTCTCTTTACAAGCGTTCGCTGGCGATCCGGGAGAAGGCTCTCGGTCCCGACCATCCCGATGTGGCCACGAGTCTGAGCAACTTGGCTGAACTCTACAAGACCCAGCGTGACTACGCGCAGGCGGAGTCTCTCCACGAGCGCTCGTTGGCGATCCGGGAGAAGACTCTCGGCCCCGACCATCCTGACGTGGCCACATGTCTTAACAATCTGGCCAAAATCTATCACACCCAAGGTGACTACGCCCAGGCAGAGTTGCACTGCAAGCGTGCGTTGGCGATCCGGGAGAAGTTCTTCGGCCCCGACCATCCCGATGTGGCGGCGAGTCTGAACAACTTGGCCGTGCTCTACGAGGCCCAAGGCGACTACGTCCAGGCGGAGTCTCTCCATGAGCGCTCGTTGGCGATTCGGGAGAAGACCCTCAATGTCGATCATCCCGACGTGGCCACGAGTCTAAACAACTTGGCGGAAACCTACCGCACCCAGGGCGACTACGCCCAGGCTAAGTCATTGCACGAACGTGCGCTGGCGATCCGGGAGAAGTTCTTCGGCCCCGACCATCCCGATGTGGCGGCGAGTCTGAACAACTTGGCCGTGCTCTACAAGGCCCAAGGTGACTACTCCCAGGCGGAGTCTCTCCATAAGCGCTCGTTGGCGATTCGGGAGAAGACCCTCGGCATCGATCATCTCGATATGGCGACGAGTCTAAACAATTTGGCGGAAACCTACCGCACCCAGGGCGATTACGCCCAGGCTAAGTCCTTGCACGAACGTACGCTGGCGATCCGGGAGAAGTTCCTCGGCCCCGACCATCCCGATGTGGCGGTGAGTTTGAACAACTTAGCTGGTGTCTGTAACACCCAAGGCGACCGAGGCCAAGCGTTGTCGCTTTACAAGCGTTCGCTGGCGATTCGGGAGAGGGTTTTCGGCCACAACCATCCTGATGTGGCAATAACCCTGAACAACTTGGCTGGACTATACTGGGCTCAAAGCGATTACGCCCAAACTGAGTCGTATTACAAGCGTTCTTTGGCCATCTTAGAGGAGGCTCATGGCCCCGACCATCATCTCGTGGCAACCATTTTGAACAACTTGGCCGTGCTCTACAAGGCCCAAGGTGACTACTCACAGGCGGAGTCTCTCCATGAGCGTGTGCTGGCAATCAGGGAAAAGACCCTCGGTTCCGAACATCCAGATGTTGCGGCAAGCCTGAATAACTTAGCTGGGCTCTACAAGTTGCAAGGCGATGATGCTCAATCCGAGTCGCTTTTTAAGCGCTCGATGGCGATTTTTGAGAAAGCTCTCGGTCCCAACCATCCAAATGTTGCGACAATTTTGATGAATCTGGCAGATATCTACGACACACAAGGTGATGCAGAACAAGCTATGCCGCTTTACCATCGTTCGCTGGCGATATGGGAGAAAACCCTTGGGCCAGACCATTCCACTGTGACGATGATCTTGAACAAACTGGCATTAATCTACGCCAGTCAAGGCGACTTCGTCAGGGCTGGGCCGATCATCTCGCGTTTGACTGAGAAGAGCAGATAA
- the istB gene encoding IS21-like element helper ATPase IstB, protein MNPMPQLTPHLKQLRLSGILDSLEIRNRQAVEQKLAYTDFLALLIEDEIARREQRKLVMRQRRAGINAQKTLESYDFTFNLGVNQAQIMDLATCRYLEEKVPVLIVGPCGTGKSHLAQALGHIAVRRGYDTVFASHAKLLGQLASARAVGNFERKLAALTKADLLIIDDFGLKPMRPGQDEDFHDVIADRYERRPTIITSNLDFSEWNDAFHNKLLGAATLDRIMHGAYQIVLDGKSYRTPRKDLSPCRGDS, encoded by the coding sequence ATGAACCCCATGCCTCAACTCACGCCGCACCTGAAACAGCTCCGCCTCTCCGGCATCCTGGACTCCCTGGAGATCCGCAACCGTCAAGCCGTGGAGCAGAAGCTCGCCTACACCGACTTCCTGGCTTTGCTCATCGAGGACGAGATCGCTCGCCGTGAGCAGCGTAAACTCGTCATGAGGCAGCGCCGAGCCGGCATCAACGCGCAGAAGACGCTCGAAAGCTACGACTTCACTTTCAACCTCGGGGTGAACCAGGCGCAGATCATGGATCTGGCCACCTGTCGCTACCTGGAGGAGAAGGTCCCGGTGCTCATCGTCGGCCCCTGCGGCACCGGGAAGAGCCACCTTGCCCAGGCGCTGGGCCACATCGCCGTTCGTCGCGGCTACGACACCGTGTTTGCCTCCCACGCTAAGCTGCTGGGCCAACTCGCTTCAGCACGGGCCGTGGGCAACTTCGAGCGCAAGCTGGCGGCACTGACCAAGGCAGACCTGCTCATCATCGACGACTTCGGTCTCAAACCCATGCGCCCCGGTCAGGACGAAGACTTCCACGATGTCATCGCAGATCGCTACGAGCGGCGGCCAACGATCATCACCAGCAATCTGGACTTCTCGGAATGGAACGACGCCTTCCACAACAAGCTGCTGGGCGCGGCCACCCTCGACCGGATCATGCACGGCGCCTACCAGATCGTGCTGGACGGCAAAAGCTACAGGACTCCTCGCAAGGATCTTTCTCCTTGCAGAGGCGACTCATAA
- a CDS encoding tetratricopeptide repeat protein: protein MGADTELNPSMERLSAKICGYKGVVANLINKGQCYYKQGDYAQAESHYKCSLAILEEALGPDHPDVARSLYHLGLLYKTQRDYSQAEPFFKRSLAIREKALGPDHPDVA, encoded by the coding sequence ATGGGTGCAGACACAGAGCTTAATCCGTCAATGGAACGCTTATCCGCTAAAATTTGTGGTTATAAAGGGGTGGTGGCGAACCTGATCAATAAAGGACAATGCTATTACAAGCAAGGGGACTACGCCCAAGCGGAGAGCCATTATAAGTGCTCGCTTGCGATTCTGGAGGAGGCTCTCGGCCCCGACCATCCCGATGTGGCTAGAAGTCTGTACCATCTAGGCCTGCTCTACAAAACCCAGCGCGACTACTCGCAGGCGGAGCCTTTTTTCAAGCGCTCGCTAGCGATTCGGGAGAAGGCTCTGGGTCCCGACCATCCCGATGTGGC
- the istA gene encoding IS21 family transposase produces the protein MHEIRHVIARMRLGESDRDIARAGAMGRPKAAQLRVLALEQGWLDRSQPLPPNDVLESLLQLPRSTQPSQSLAKPFADQICTWADEGIQITTIHQALVERYGFTGSYDSVRRLLKSHQKSAPVATVFLDHPPAETAQIDFGAGPVITDVHTGEVMKTWFFVMTLPCSKHMYAELVTNQRVETWLGCHRRAFEYFGGTPLKTVIDNPKCAITRACYYEPEVQRAYAEFAEGYSFLVSACPPRDPQKKGVVESNIKYVKNSFAKLREFRSLADANRQLHEWVMGTAGNRIHGTTKQKPLVRFAEMEKDFLRPLPDIAPELAAWASAKLHGNCHVQFEKAFYSAPFTLVHKSLWLRATEKTVQIFHEQKLVATHPRLSKPGARSTVQDHLPPEATAYLMRDPQWCLAQAEKIGERCLELVHDLFAHRVLDNLRAVQGLLQLQGRYGKRRLEAACARALDHGAGTYRNVKNILEKGLDQQNLSLPIALPDAYGGTSRFTRNSDMLN, from the coding sequence ATGCACGAAATACGTCACGTCATCGCCAGGATGCGACTGGGCGAGTCTGACCGGGATATTGCCCGCGCAGGCGCAATGGGGCGGCCTAAAGCCGCGCAGCTTCGCGTCCTGGCGTTGGAGCAAGGCTGGCTGGACCGCAGTCAACCCCTCCCGCCCAACGATGTCCTGGAATCCCTGCTTCAGCTCCCAAGGAGCACGCAACCATCGCAGTCCCTGGCAAAGCCCTTTGCCGACCAGATCTGCACATGGGCCGACGAGGGGATACAGATCACGACGATCCATCAGGCTCTGGTCGAACGTTACGGCTTCACTGGAAGCTATGACTCGGTGCGACGCCTGCTCAAGAGCCACCAGAAGTCAGCGCCGGTAGCCACCGTCTTCCTTGATCATCCTCCAGCCGAGACCGCCCAGATCGACTTTGGCGCAGGTCCCGTCATCACCGACGTCCATACCGGCGAGGTCATGAAGACGTGGTTCTTCGTCATGACGCTCCCGTGCAGCAAGCACATGTACGCCGAACTGGTCACCAACCAGCGCGTGGAAACCTGGTTGGGCTGCCACCGCCGGGCTTTCGAGTATTTCGGCGGCACGCCACTCAAGACAGTCATCGACAATCCCAAGTGCGCCATCACCCGCGCCTGCTACTACGAGCCAGAAGTCCAGCGGGCTTATGCCGAATTTGCCGAGGGGTACTCCTTCCTAGTCTCCGCATGCCCTCCGCGTGACCCGCAAAAAAAGGGCGTCGTCGAATCGAACATCAAATACGTCAAAAACAGCTTCGCAAAGTTGCGAGAGTTCCGCAGTCTCGCTGACGCCAACCGCCAACTCCACGAATGGGTCATGGGCACAGCCGGAAACCGCATTCACGGCACGACCAAGCAAAAGCCCTTGGTTCGTTTCGCCGAGATGGAGAAGGATTTCCTGCGTCCTCTGCCGGATATCGCGCCCGAGCTGGCGGCATGGGCATCGGCAAAGTTGCATGGCAACTGCCATGTCCAGTTCGAAAAAGCCTTCTATTCCGCCCCGTTCACGCTGGTCCACAAGTCTCTCTGGCTGCGTGCCACGGAGAAGACTGTGCAGATCTTCCATGAACAAAAACTCGTGGCCACTCATCCCCGGCTGTCAAAACCCGGCGCACGGAGCACGGTGCAAGATCACTTACCACCAGAAGCCACGGCTTACCTGATGCGTGATCCGCAGTGGTGCTTGGCTCAGGCTGAAAAAATCGGAGAACGCTGCCTGGAGCTGGTCCATGATCTCTTTGCCCACCGCGTCCTCGACAACCTGCGAGCTGTTCAAGGTCTGCTGCAACTTCAGGGTCGTTACGGCAAACGACGACTGGAGGCGGCCTGCGCCAGAGCCCTGGATCACGGAGCCGGAACGTACCGCAACGTGAAGAACATCCTGGAGAAGGGTTTGGACCAACAAAACCTCTCCCTGCCAATCGCCCTGCCTGATGCCTACGGCGGAACGTCCCGCTTCACCCGCAACTCTGACATGCTAAACTAA
- a CDS encoding type II toxin-antitoxin system RelE/ParE family toxin — protein MFLRSQALQGKGGVRKVRFAGEGRGKSGAYWVVYYYHSEDIPLFVLALFAKNEKANLTKAERNELKALMPQIVEAYIARKK, from the coding sequence GTGTTTCTACGATCTCAAGCCTTGCAAGGCAAGGGCGGGGTGCGCAAGGTGCGTTTCGCTGGTGAAGGAAGAGGCAAGAGCGGAGCATACTGGGTGGTTTACTATTACCACAGTGAGGATATCCCCCTGTTTGTCCTGGCTTTGTTCGCCAAGAATGAAAAGGCGAATCTGACCAAGGCAGAGCGGAACGAACTTAAGGCCCTAATGCCGCAAATTGTTGAGGCCTATATAGCAAGGAAGAAGTGA
- a CDS encoding NYN domain-containing protein: MQKIKRLHMKDLNDQKKIAVLIDADNAQHSKIKYILDEISKHGHIITKKAYGDWSSEYLKNWKTVLNELAIQPIQQFAYTIGKNSTDSSLIIDAMDLLYTEKYDAFALISSDSDFTKLASRLRESEVYVFGVGERKTPVSFRNSCDDFVFSENLGESIIIGLDKDQAATEPAANVEEIPQDIIDALLTGWIQYKDDDGEDWANVAPVGGLLKRLKPDFDPRTYGFTKITELISKIDIFEMTKFKGKGTVNIVAYRPKTRT; this comes from the coding sequence ATGCAAAAAATCAAAAGGTTGCATATGAAAGATTTAAACGATCAGAAAAAAATCGCTGTTCTCATTGATGCGGACAATGCGCAACACTCAAAAATTAAGTATATTCTTGATGAGATATCTAAGCATGGTCACATCATTACAAAAAAAGCTTACGGCGACTGGTCCAGTGAATATCTAAAAAATTGGAAAACAGTACTAAACGAATTAGCCATTCAGCCGATACAACAATTCGCATACACAATAGGCAAAAATTCGACGGATTCATCGTTAATCATTGATGCAATGGATTTGTTGTACACTGAAAAATACGACGCTTTTGCTCTTATTTCGTCAGACAGCGATTTTACAAAATTAGCGTCTCGACTACGTGAATCAGAAGTTTACGTTTTTGGTGTTGGAGAAAGAAAAACACCTGTTTCGTTTAGAAACTCATGTGATGATTTTGTTTTTTCTGAAAATCTTGGTGAATCAATAATAATCGGTTTAGATAAAGATCAGGCCGCCACAGAACCCGCCGCAAATGTCGAAGAAATTCCCCAAGACATCATTGATGCGCTTTTAACTGGTTGGATCCAGTACAAAGACGATGACGGCGAAGATTGGGCAAATGTTGCCCCGGTGGGAGGTTTATTGAAAAGACTTAAGCCCGATTTCGACCCTCGAACTTACGGATTCACAAAAATTACAGAGTTAATTTCGAAAATTGATATCTTCGAAATGACGAAGTTTAAAGGCAAGGGTACCGTAAACATTGTCGCATACCGTCCAAAGACGCGAACCTAG